Proteins encoded by one window of Lathyrus oleraceus cultivar Zhongwan6 chromosome 1, CAAS_Psat_ZW6_1.0, whole genome shotgun sequence:
- the LOC127136294 gene encoding AT-rich interactive domain-containing protein 4 has protein sequence MMLHFQGVSRHCSLLAVLGSKSHDSKQKQKQDTVSEDRFSSYPFPELSSSGRLEVKVLRKPSFDELTRVFEQLQPDFVYLQGQQVDDKGEIGSLVWEDFDLSSPEALCGLFSSKLPNTVYLESPKGEKLAEALHSKGVPYTIYWKNEFSNYAASHFHQAFFSVVQSTSSHTWDAFQLAQASFRLYCEQNNVVPCNSRKGGGKLGPQILGEPPIIEVSPCEVDTKEEEEEEDEDSPGSSSSIKIYDDDVNTRFLVCGFPCTLDACLLGSLEDGLNALLCTEIRGCKLQSRTSAPPPPLQAGTFSRGVLTMRCEISTCSSAHISLLVSGSADACFNDQLLENHIKKELTENSQLVQAIPGHEQKKLPSYEPRRSASVACGSSVFEVSMRVPTWASQVLRQLASNMSNRCLVMLGVASIQGLPVASFTKDDSERLLFFCTRHEKDNYSKDIVFSGHPSWLVPPAPSRKRSETCSSLKTINASGMEVEDICSVRQKLSFAAMKPIPQSHRQKVLPFSGFSEGDRYDGDHGKSNQLLVPIKHNGLGPHSATNRKSVSNSFQAHQIISLNPIPMKKHGCDRAPIRACSEEEFLKDVMQFLVLRGHTRLIPQGGFAEFPDAVLNAKRLDLFNLYREVVSRGGFHVGNGINWKGQVFSKMSNHTLTHRMTGVGNTLKRHYETYLLEYELAHDDVDGECCLLCHSSAAGDWVNCGMCGEWAHFGCDRRQGLGAFKDYAKTDGLEYVCPHCSISNFSKKTQKTTNGY, from the exons ATGATGTTGCATTTTCAGGGTGTGTCAAGGCATTGTAGTCTCCTTGCTGTTCTTGGTAGTAAATCACATGACAGTAAACAAAAGCAGAAGCAGGATACTGTTTCCGAGGATCGATTTTCGTCGTACCCCTTTCCGGAGCTTTCTTCGTCCGGGCGGCTTGAG GTTAAAGTATTGAGAAAACCTAGTTTCGATGAACTCACTCGAGTTTTTGAGCAACTGCAACCGGATTTTGTTTACCTGCAAGGTCAGCAGGTGGATGATAAGGGAGAAATTGGGTCTCTTGTGTGGGAAGATTTTGACCTTTCTTCCCCGGAAGCCTTGTGTGGATTATTTTCTTCAAAGTTACCTAATACC GTTTATTTGGAATCTCCGAAGGGCGAAAAGTTGGCAGAGGCGCTACACTCCAAG GGAGTTCCCTACACTATATACTGGaaaaatgaattttcaaactaTGCAGCTTCACATTTTCATCAAGCTTTTTTCTCAGTGGTGCAGAG TACATCCAGCCATACCTGGGATGCTTTCCAACTTGCTCAGGCATCTTTTAGACTTTACTGCGAACAAAACAATGTCGTGCCCTGCAACAGTCGGAAGGGAGGTGGTAAGCTTGGGCCACAAATTCTTGGGGAACCTCCTATCATTGAAGTTAGTCCATGTGAAGTAGACAcgaaggaagaagaagaagaagaagatgaagattcaccagGGTCTAGTTCTTCTATAAAGATATATGATGATGATGTGAATACAAGATTTCTTGTTTGTGGATTTCCCTGCACATTG GATGCGTGTTTATTGGGGTCATTAGAAGATGGACTCAATGCTCTCCTATGTACCGAA ATACGTGGATGTAAACTTCAAAGTCGGACAAG TGCACCACCACCACCTCTCCAAGCAGGAACATTCTCACGTGGTGTGTTGACCATGCGTTGCGAAATATCCACATGCAGTTCTGCTCATATATCACTTCTAGTGTCCGGGAGTGCAGATGCTTGTTTCAATGATCAG CTTTTGGAGAACCATATTAAGAAAGAACTCACTGAGAATAGTCAACTTGTCCAGGCAATTCCTGGTCATGAACAAAAGAAATTACCTTCATATGAACCTCGAAGATCAGCCTCAGTTGCTTGTGGATCTAGTGTGTTTGAAGTTTCTATGCGAGTTCCTACATGGGCTTCGCAG GTTCTGAGACAACTTGCATCAAATATGTCAAATCGCTGCCTAGTTATGTTGGGAGTTGCTAGTATTCAAGGATTGCCCGTTGCATCCTTTACTAAAGATGATTCAGAACGTCTTCTTTTCTTTTGTACTCGGCATGAGAAAGACAACTATTCCAAAGACATTGTTTTCTCAGGTCATCCTAGTTGGTTGGTGCCTCCCGCACCTAGTCGAAAAAGATCTGAAACATGCTCTAGTTTAAAAACTATTAACGCTAGCGGCATGGAAGTTGAAGATATTTGTAGCGTTAGACAAAAATTAAGTTTTGCTGCAATGAAGCCAATCCCTCAGTCTCATCGTCAAAAGGTTCTCCCTTTTTCTGGATTTTCTGAGGGAGACAGATATGATGGCGACCATGGAAAATCAAATCAGCTTCTTGTTCCAATAAAGCATAATGGTTTAGGTCCTCATTCAGCCACAAACAGGAAATCCGTGTCAAACTCGTTTCAAGCTCACCAGATAATTTCTTTGAATCCAATACCAATGAAAAAACATGGTTGCGACAGAGCTCCAATACGAGCTTGCTCAGAG GAGGAATTCCTGAAAGATGTAATGCAATTTCTAGTCCTTAGAGGGCATACTCGCCTCATTCCACAAGGCGGGTTTGCTGAATTTCCTGATGCCGTTCTGAATGCTAAACGCCTTGACCTTTTCAACCTGTATAGAGAG GTTGTTTCAAGAGGAGGCTTTCACGTTGGTAATGGTATCAATTGGAAAGGACAAGTTTTCTCAAAGATGAGCAATCACACTCTGACACACAGAATGACA GGTGTTGGCAATACACTCAAGAGACATTACGAAACATATCTTTTAGAATACGAATTAGCTCATGATGATGTAGATGGAGAATGCTGCTTATTGTGTCACAG TAGTGCAGCAGGTGACTGGGTGAATTGTGGTATGTGTGGTGAATGGGCTCATTTTGGCTGTGATAGGCGGCAGGGACTAGGAGCATTCAAG GACTACGCCAAAACTGACGGGCTCGAGTACGTTTGTCCACACTGCAGCATATCGAATTTCAGCAAAAAAACGCAGAAAACTACAAATGGTTATTAA